In Dyadobacter sp. NIV53, a single window of DNA contains:
- a CDS encoding mercuric reductase encodes MKKYDAIVIGSGQAGTPLSKKLAESGLKTALIEKRWVGGTCVNDGCSPTKTMIASAKVAWTIENSRELGIITGDYKVDIKAILKRKNDVVHLMRDNSEKGILKTKNLDLIYGNASFKDKNTITVLLNDGTDQELSADKIFINTGDKPSIPDIKGLSEIEYLTSTSILELMEIPDHLLIIGGGYIGLEFGQMYRRFGSNITMVVHSERLLSKEDKDISIEMEKILSLEKIDILIKSKVISIKKTAKGIKVEIDTDGKISTISCSHILIAAGRIPNTDVLNLEAAGIKTDKKGHIEVNERLETSTEGIFALGDVKGGPAFTNIAFDDYRIIRKNLLEKGKFTTSGRLVPYCVFTDPQLGRIGMTETEALEKGLDIIVATMQNSSVARAIETGDERGMMKAVVDAKTGKILGAAVLAEEGGEFVTILQMAMMGGIPYQEIKDAVFAHPTYAESLNNLFMTLDS; translated from the coding sequence ATGAAAAAATACGATGCCATTGTTATTGGCTCAGGGCAAGCAGGCACTCCTCTCTCCAAGAAATTAGCCGAATCAGGTTTAAAAACGGCATTAATTGAAAAACGCTGGGTTGGCGGAACTTGCGTTAATGACGGATGTTCTCCAACCAAAACCATGATTGCTTCGGCAAAAGTTGCCTGGACTATTGAAAACAGTAGAGAACTGGGGATAATAACCGGTGATTATAAGGTAGATATCAAGGCTATTTTAAAACGTAAAAATGATGTTGTACACCTGATGCGTGACAATTCGGAAAAGGGAATACTAAAAACAAAAAACCTTGATCTGATTTACGGCAACGCTTCTTTCAAAGATAAAAATACAATTACCGTTTTACTGAATGACGGGACTGATCAGGAACTATCTGCTGATAAAATCTTTATTAATACCGGTGATAAGCCATCCATTCCTGATATAAAAGGGTTATCCGAAATTGAATATCTGACCTCTACATCCATCCTGGAATTGATGGAAATTCCTGATCACTTACTCATTATTGGTGGCGGATATATCGGCCTGGAATTCGGGCAAATGTATCGCAGATTTGGCAGTAATATCACGATGGTAGTGCATTCCGAACGATTACTTTCAAAAGAGGATAAAGACATTTCCATCGAAATGGAGAAAATCCTTTCGCTTGAGAAAATTGACATCCTGATCAAAAGCAAAGTAATTTCTATAAAAAAGACAGCGAAAGGAATTAAGGTTGAAATTGATACAGACGGAAAAATCAGCACCATTTCATGCTCCCATATCCTGATTGCTGCCGGAAGAATTCCAAATACGGACGTACTCAATCTTGAAGCAGCCGGAATAAAAACGGATAAAAAAGGCCATATTGAGGTCAATGAGCGTTTGGAAACTTCTACCGAGGGAATATTTGCACTTGGCGATGTAAAAGGCGGCCCTGCATTTACAAATATCGCTTTTGATGATTACCGGATCATTCGTAAGAACCTGTTGGAAAAAGGGAAGTTCACTACAAGCGGCCGACTGGTTCCGTATTGCGTATTTACCGATCCGCAACTGGGACGAATTGGCATGACAGAAACGGAAGCACTTGAAAAGGGACTGGATATTATTGTTGCCACCATGCAAAACAGCAGTGTAGCAAGAGCGATTGAAACTGGTGATGAACGTGGTATGATGAAAGCTGTTGTGGATGCCAAAACCGGCAAAATCCTTGGTGCGGCTGTATTGGCCGAAGAAGGCGGAGAATTCGTTACGATTCTGCAAATGGCCATGATGGGCGGAATTCCGTATCAGGAGATTAAAGATGCAGTTTTTGCCCATCCTACCTATGCAGAATCACTGAATAATTTGTTTATGACCCTTGACAGTTAA
- a CDS encoding DUF427 domain-containing protein, with protein MKAIWNNQVIAESDNTIIIENNHYFPADSVSADLLIESNTHTTCSWKGEASYYSILVDEQQNTDAAWYYPDPKSAASNIKGYIAFWKGVKIEA; from the coding sequence ATGAAAGCCATCTGGAACAATCAGGTAATAGCCGAAAGCGACAATACGATCATAATTGAAAACAATCATTACTTTCCCGCAGATTCAGTATCCGCAGATTTACTTATTGAATCAAATACGCACACGACCTGTTCATGGAAAGGTGAAGCGTCGTATTATTCCATTCTCGTAGACGAACAACAAAATACGGATGCTGCCTGGTATTATCCTGATCCAAAATCAGCCGCATCGAATATTAAAGGTTATATTGCTTTCTGGAAAGGCGTAAAAATAGAAGCCTGA
- a CDS encoding helix-turn-helix transcriptional regulator — MDQVEIFKALSNSTRLQILCWLKNPCVHFTEEHEVDMVKTGVCVGLIQKKSGLSQSTVSEYLSILQRAGFIQSTRIGQWTYYRRNEEAITHLIRTLESDI, encoded by the coding sequence ATGGATCAGGTAGAGATTTTTAAAGCGCTTTCAAATAGTACCAGACTACAAATTTTATGTTGGCTGAAAAATCCATGCGTGCATTTTACAGAAGAACATGAGGTGGATATGGTGAAAACCGGAGTTTGTGTGGGCCTGATACAGAAAAAATCAGGTTTGTCTCAATCAACAGTTTCCGAGTATTTATCCATTCTGCAAAGAGCAGGTTTTATTCAGTCTACAAGAATTGGGCAATGGACCTATTACAGGCGCAATGAAGAGGCTATTACTCATCTGATCAGAACATTAGAATCAGACATTTAG
- a CDS encoding NADH:flavin oxidoreductase, translated as MSANQLFQPFKLKSLSTKNRIVMAPMTRSFSPDGIPTADVAAYYQRRAEGDVGLILSEGTVIERTASSNDPNIPHFYGDKALAGWKDVINGVHTAGGQMGPQIWHMGVMQNHQSGWTPATPFEGPSEFNHPGFANGKAMTESDIADTIAAYGRAALNAKNLGFDCVELHGAHGYLIDQFFWEGTNNRSDIYGGKTIGERNRFGIEVIKEVRRQVGEDFALIIRLSQFKPADYKFQLAKTPEEMEEWLNPLSEAGIDIFHCSQRRFWEPEFEGSDLNFAGWAKKITGKATITVGSVGLNGDFFAAFGGESSQPSSLDELYRRYDRGDFDLVAVGRPILADSHWAQKIRDNRLSELKGFSKEAFAVLS; from the coding sequence ATGAGTGCAAATCAATTATTTCAGCCATTTAAGCTGAAATCACTATCAACGAAAAATCGTATTGTAATGGCGCCTATGACGCGCTCATTCTCTCCTGATGGAATCCCGACAGCTGACGTAGCCGCCTATTACCAAAGAAGGGCCGAAGGAGATGTGGGGCTTATATTATCAGAAGGGACTGTTATTGAAAGAACGGCTTCATCCAATGACCCGAATATTCCTCATTTCTACGGAGATAAGGCGTTGGCAGGATGGAAAGACGTGATCAATGGTGTGCATACTGCTGGTGGCCAGATGGGCCCGCAGATATGGCACATGGGTGTTATGCAAAATCACCAGTCTGGCTGGACTCCTGCAACACCTTTTGAAGGCCCTTCGGAGTTCAATCATCCGGGTTTTGCCAACGGTAAGGCTATGACGGAATCGGACATTGCTGATACAATTGCTGCTTACGGGCGTGCCGCATTGAATGCAAAAAATCTGGGTTTTGATTGTGTTGAACTTCATGGCGCACACGGTTATCTGATCGACCAGTTTTTCTGGGAAGGCACAAATAACCGTTCTGATATTTATGGCGGAAAGACGATTGGCGAACGCAACCGCTTTGGGATAGAAGTTATTAAAGAAGTAAGAAGACAGGTAGGAGAGGATTTTGCGCTAATCATACGTTTGTCCCAATTTAAACCGGCTGATTATAAATTCCAGCTGGCAAAAACGCCGGAAGAAATGGAAGAATGGCTGAATCCCCTTTCAGAAGCTGGTATTGACATTTTTCACTGCTCTCAACGTCGTTTCTGGGAACCGGAATTTGAAGGATCGGACCTGAACTTTGCAGGCTGGGCGAAAAAAATAACGGGAAAAGCAACTATTACAGTTGGTTCTGTTGGCCTGAACGGAGACTTTTTTGCAGCATTTGGCGGTGAAAGTTCTCAGCCAAGTTCGCTGGACGAGCTGTATCGTCGTTACGACAGAGGCGATTTTGATCTGGTAGCAGTAGGACGCCCGATACTTGCAGATTCACATTGGGCACAAAAAATCCGTGACAACCGCCTTTCTGAATTGAAAGGTTTTTCTAAGGAAGCATTTGCAGTGTTGTCTTAA
- a CDS encoding DEAD/DEAH box helicase, translating into MLDRQTNENQNDETSSDLHQFVFENFNVSALSNNHILKNSTSLPETGIRFFFDLQPESITVNYARFVIQAGFNDPVYITVNQIENDLRLNCSCNSPKKKLCEHEIRVLYNLMDRKDLRAFFDEKLRYERIKPIAKEYGLENESNSDLFFELSYENKSLLISPKQKELLLVNPASLALLENQLIPVSSIVLPDNTERSDKMKIIIVIGQPKYYDNFFISLFEAQSTVEGKIKNPLIAINSLDILWKIEDTETLKFYSAIAKFQNNHREKNPETDITGLKLIAKNPLNLEFYFHNTSVSENVNASSLTSVTLKLPETDLHLHVDEKDQFYEISGQLVLDGKSLDLEKLTIRYDHFVFHEDTFNLITNADFLRVIVFFRQHNQKIVIHRSKFEEFRKTILSRLENKIRLTYSYLKSATKEQLKENSFDQTVQKMIYLEDFGNYVLVTPVMKYGNVEVPVFSKKQIYSTDNQGNPFTVQRDDDEEIRFTAALLRQHKDFEEQPERDFFYLHKDQFLNEDWFLNAFEEWTNQQIIVLGFSSLTKNKLNPHKAKISIHVISGINWFDTTASIIFGKQKVTLKHLHKAVKNKSKYVTLDDGTTGILPKEWMEKFARYFDSGEIAGETIRTPKINFSGIAEMYEDEVLSQEVREQVAFYKSRFYDFDAIQKVEIPETLLASLREYQKEGLNWLNFLDDFGFGGCLADDMGLGKTLQVIAFILTQRNKYAFNTNLIVVPTSLIFNWQAEVEKFAPSVKILTIYGSTRVKDVTDFDQYEIILTSYGTLLTDVNFLKRYRFNYIFLDESQAIKNPDSQRYKAARLLQARNRMVLTGTPVENNTFDLYGQLSFACPGLLGNKTQFKNYYSTPIDRFQDNKRALELQKKINPFILRRTKKQVATELPDKTEMIMYCEMGEEQRKVYNAYELEFYTFLNSTKEVDIPRKSLHVLQGLTKLRQICNSPALLNDNLYYGDASAKIEVLMEQIETKAPMHKILVFSQFVTMLDLIREELKSKNIPFEYLTGQTKDRAARVDNFQNNTEIRVFLISLKAGGIGLNLTEADYVYIVDPWWNPAVENQAIDRSYRIGQKKNVIAVRLICPDTIEEKIVRLQESKKDLADELVKTDVSILKSLSKSDLLGLID; encoded by the coding sequence ATGCTGGACAGACAGACCAATGAGAACCAAAATGATGAGACCAGTTCAGATTTACATCAATTTGTCTTTGAAAATTTTAATGTCTCGGCATTATCAAATAATCATATTTTAAAAAATAGTACATCATTACCGGAAACGGGAATCCGGTTTTTCTTTGATCTGCAACCTGAATCTATCACTGTTAATTACGCCCGGTTTGTCATACAGGCAGGTTTTAATGATCCGGTTTATATTACTGTTAACCAAATCGAGAATGATCTCCGACTAAATTGTTCGTGCAATTCACCTAAAAAGAAGTTATGTGAACATGAGATCCGGGTCTTGTACAATCTGATGGACCGCAAAGATCTTCGTGCATTTTTTGATGAAAAGCTGCGATACGAAAGAATAAAACCTATTGCAAAAGAATATGGATTAGAAAATGAAAGTAATTCCGACTTGTTTTTTGAACTCAGTTACGAAAATAAGTCATTGCTTATCAGTCCAAAACAAAAGGAACTTCTTTTAGTAAACCCTGCATCTTTGGCTCTGCTCGAAAATCAGTTGATTCCTGTAAGCTCAATTGTGCTGCCTGACAATACAGAACGCAGTGACAAAATGAAAATCATCATTGTAATAGGTCAGCCTAAATATTATGACAACTTTTTCATCTCACTTTTTGAAGCGCAAAGTACTGTTGAAGGAAAGATTAAAAATCCGCTGATTGCAATTAATTCACTGGATATTCTTTGGAAAATTGAAGATACAGAAACGCTTAAATTTTATTCAGCTATTGCCAAATTTCAGAATAACCATCGGGAGAAAAATCCGGAAACTGACATTACCGGTTTAAAACTGATTGCAAAAAATCCGCTTAACCTTGAATTTTATTTTCATAATACATCTGTTTCAGAGAATGTTAACGCCAGTTCATTAACTTCCGTTACATTAAAGTTACCCGAGACCGATCTGCATCTGCACGTAGATGAAAAGGATCAGTTTTATGAAATCTCGGGTCAGCTCGTTCTGGATGGAAAGTCACTCGACCTTGAAAAGCTAACCATTCGCTATGATCATTTCGTGTTTCATGAAGATACTTTTAATCTGATAACCAATGCTGATTTCCTGCGTGTCATTGTTTTTTTCAGACAGCATAATCAGAAAATTGTTATACACCGGTCGAAGTTCGAAGAGTTCAGGAAAACGATTCTTTCCCGTCTTGAAAACAAAATCAGGCTAACCTATTCCTATCTAAAATCTGCAACTAAGGAGCAGCTTAAAGAAAACAGCTTCGACCAGACGGTTCAAAAGATGATCTATCTGGAAGATTTTGGTAATTATGTGCTGGTTACACCGGTGATGAAATATGGAAATGTAGAAGTTCCGGTATTTTCCAAAAAACAGATATATTCCACAGATAATCAGGGAAACCCATTCACGGTACAACGTGATGATGACGAAGAAATCCGGTTTACAGCTGCATTGCTCAGGCAGCATAAGGATTTTGAAGAGCAACCGGAAAGGGATTTTTTTTATCTGCATAAAGACCAGTTTTTGAATGAAGACTGGTTTTTGAATGCATTTGAAGAATGGACAAATCAGCAGATAATTGTTTTGGGTTTCAGCAGTCTAACTAAAAACAAACTCAATCCGCATAAAGCCAAAATTTCAATTCATGTGATCAGTGGCATTAACTGGTTTGATACCACAGCCAGCATAATTTTCGGAAAACAGAAAGTTACCTTAAAACACCTCCATAAAGCGGTTAAAAATAAAAGTAAATATGTAACCCTTGACGACGGCACCACAGGAATTTTGCCAAAAGAATGGATGGAAAAGTTTGCCCGGTATTTTGATTCCGGTGAAATTGCAGGAGAAACCATCCGAACGCCAAAAATCAATTTTTCGGGTATTGCAGAGATGTATGAGGATGAAGTTTTGTCGCAGGAAGTACGCGAACAGGTCGCTTTTTATAAATCCAGGTTTTATGACTTTGACGCAATACAAAAAGTAGAAATTCCTGAAACCCTGCTTGCATCGCTTCGTGAATATCAGAAAGAAGGATTGAACTGGCTCAATTTTCTGGACGATTTTGGATTTGGCGGATGCCTGGCTGATGATATGGGACTGGGAAAAACATTGCAGGTTATAGCTTTCATCCTTACTCAGCGAAATAAGTATGCGTTTAATACCAACCTGATCGTGGTACCAACTTCACTTATTTTCAACTGGCAGGCGGAAGTAGAAAAATTTGCGCCGTCGGTTAAAATCCTGACAATTTATGGGTCAACAAGAGTAAAAGACGTTACAGATTTTGATCAGTATGAGATTATACTCACATCATACGGGACTTTGCTGACTGATGTAAATTTCTTAAAAAGATACCGGTTCAACTATATTTTTCTGGACGAATCGCAGGCAATTAAAAACCCGGATTCACAGCGTTATAAAGCAGCGCGGCTTTTGCAGGCACGTAACCGTATGGTACTTACAGGTACTCCTGTTGAAAACAATACATTCGATTTATATGGTCAGTTGTCCTTCGCCTGTCCCGGACTTTTAGGAAATAAAACCCAGTTCAAAAATTACTATTCCACACCGATTGACCGGTTTCAGGATAACAAACGAGCACTGGAATTGCAGAAAAAGATCAATCCTTTTATTTTACGCCGTACAAAAAAGCAGGTCGCAACTGAACTTCCGGACAAAACGGAGATGATCATGTATTGTGAAATGGGCGAAGAGCAACGGAAGGTTTACAATGCATATGAACTGGAATTTTATACGTTCCTGAATTCGACAAAGGAAGTGGACATTCCGCGAAAAAGCCTGCATGTACTGCAGGGATTGACCAAACTGAGGCAAATCTGCAACTCTCCTGCCCTGCTGAACGATAACCTTTATTATGGCGATGCATCAGCCAAGATCGAAGTATTGATGGAGCAGATTGAAACAAAAGCACCGATGCATAAAATCCTTGTTTTTTCCCAGTTCGTGACCATGCTTGACCTGATCCGGGAGGAATTAAAATCAAAGAATATCCCGTTTGAATACCTGACCGGACAAACAAAGGACAGAGCGGCCAGAGTTGATAATTTTCAGAATAATACAGAGATACGTGTTTTCCTGATCAGTTTAAAGGCAGGTGGAATTGGCCTGAATCTGACTGAAGCGGATTACGTTTATATCGTAGACCCATGGTGGAATCCGGCCGTGGAAAACCAGGCCATTGACCGCAGTTACCGGATCGGTCAAAAGAAAAATGTAATAGCTGTGCGGCTAATCTGTCCCGATACAATCGAAGAAAAAATCGTTCGGTTACAGGAATCCAAAAAAGATCTGGCAGATGAATTGGTGAAAACAGATGTGTCGATTTTAAAATCGTTGTCTAAAAGTGATTTGTTAGGTTTGATTGATTAG
- a CDS encoding RpiB/LacA/LacB family sugar-phosphate isomerase yields the protein MKIGIAADHGGYELKESLHTFLTSKGYEVQDFGAFELDSADDYPDFVIPLSKAIVSGEVERGIAVCGSGVGASVAANKIKGVRAALINDHFSAHQGVEDDNLNMLCLGGRVTGAMAAQELVTAFLGAEFTGEERHMRRLGKVKDVEDQN from the coding sequence ATGAAAATAGGTATTGCTGCTGATCATGGCGGATATGAATTGAAGGAATCCCTTCATACTTTTTTAACTTCTAAAGGCTACGAGGTTCAGGATTTTGGTGCCTTTGAACTAGATTCTGCGGACGATTATCCGGATTTTGTAATTCCTTTATCAAAAGCAATTGTGAGTGGTGAAGTTGAAAGAGGAATAGCAGTTTGTGGAAGCGGTGTCGGTGCGTCGGTAGCCGCCAACAAGATTAAAGGAGTAAGAGCAGCATTAATCAATGACCACTTTTCTGCACATCAGGGTGTGGAAGATGATAACCTGAATATGCTTTGTCTGGGTGGAAGGGTTACGGGTGCGATGGCAGCTCAGGAATTGGTTACTGCTTTTTTAGGTGCAGAATTTACGGGCGAGGAAAGACATATGCGCCGCCTGGGA